The following coding sequences are from one Patagioenas fasciata isolate bPatFas1 chromosome 23, bPatFas1.hap1, whole genome shotgun sequence window:
- the UBIAD1 gene encoding ubiA prenyltransferase domain-containing protein 1 yields MGPGDLVQKISISAETPRGSERNESGSALAGAERGPPGSWRQKCAAYVLALRPWSFSASLTPVALGSALAYRAEGALDPRLLLGSAVTVLAVHGAGNLVNTYYDFSKGIDHKKSDDRTLVDQILEPQDVVWFGVFLYTVGCICAAGLYTLSTLKLEHLALIYFGGLSSSFLYTGGIGFKYVALGDVVILITFGPLAVMFAHAVQVGYLSVSPLLYAVPLALSTEAILHSNNTRDMESDRQAGIVTLAILIGPAFSYILYTALLFLPYLIFCVLATRYTISMALPLLTIPMAFSLERQFRSQSFNKIPQRTAKLNLLLGLFYVFGITLAPAGALPKL; encoded by the exons ATGGGGCCGGGAGACCTGGTGCAGAAGATCAGCATTAGCGCCGAGACCCCCCGCGGGAGCGAGAGGAACGAGTCCGGCTCCGCTCTGGCGGGCGCTGAGAGGGGCCCCCCCGGCTCCTGGAGGCAGAAATGCGCGGCCTATGTGCTGGCGCTCAGACCCTGGAGCTTCAGTGCGTCCCTCACCCCCGTGGCGCTCGGCAGCGCCCTGGCGTACCGCGCCGAGGGAGCGCTGGACCCGAGGCTGCTGCTGGGAAGCGCTGTCACCGTCCTGGCCGTGCATGGTGCCGGCAACTTGGTGAACACCTACTACGACTTCTCCAAAGGCATCGATCACAAGAAGAGCGATGACAGGACGTTGGTGGACCAGATTTTGGAGCCCCAGGACGTGGTGTGGTTTGGAGTCTTTCTTTACACTGTGGGCTGTATCTGTGCGGCTGGGCTCTACACTCTCTCAACGCTCAAGCTGGAGCACCTGGCCCTGATTTACTTTGGAGGACTTTCCAGCTCCTTCCTTTACACTGGAG GAATTGGATTTAAATATGTTGCCCTTGGAGACGTGGTGATCCTGATCACCTTTGGGCCCCTGGCTGTCATGTTTGCCCATGCTGTGCAGGTTGGTTATCTGTCTGTCTCGCCGCTGCTCTACGCTGTCCCGCTAGCGCTCAGTACTGAGGCCATCCTGCACAGCAACAACACGCGGGACATGGAGTCTGACCGGCAGGCGGGTATTGTCACCCTGGCTATCCTCATCGGCCCTGCCTTCTCCTATATTCTCTACACCGCGCTACTCTTCTTGCCCTACCTGATTTTCTGTGTGCTGGCCACACGCTATACCATCAGCATGGCGTTGCCGCTCCTCACCATCCCCATGGCCTTTTCACTGGAGAGGCAGTTTCGGAGTCAGAGCTTCAACAAAATTCCTCAGCGGACAGCCAAACTCAACCTCCTCCTGGGGCTTTTCTATGTTTTTGGTATTACGCTGGCACCAGCCGGTGCTCTGCCCAAACTGTAA